One genomic region from Bradyrhizobium icense encodes:
- a CDS encoding response regulator yields MPRVLVVDDQADVRAMISIVLRIHRFEIVEAGSAASALKLFEDASFDLAIVDIFLQGTNGSDLIAAMRARVLGLPVIAISGMTALDFLSETPELSDVVCLQKPFRPLDLMRAIESAMGSARPRGDAIAGAAL; encoded by the coding sequence ATGCCCCGCGTGCTTGTTGTGGACGATCAGGCAGACGTTCGCGCGATGATTTCCATCGTGCTGCGTATCCATCGTTTCGAAATCGTCGAGGCAGGCAGCGCCGCATCCGCATTGAAGCTGTTCGAAGATGCGAGCTTCGATCTTGCGATCGTCGATATCTTTTTGCAGGGCACCAACGGCTCCGACCTGATCGCAGCGATGCGCGCCCGCGTGCTGGGCCTGCCCGTGATTGCGATTTCGGGAATGACCGCGCTGGACTTTCTGTCAGAAACGCCTGAGCTTTCCGACGTCGTCTGTCTGCAGAAGCCGTTTCGTCCGTTGGATTTGATGCGCGCGATCGAATCGGCGATGGGATCGGCCCGGCCGCGGGGCGATGCCATAGCGGGGGCAGCGCTTTAG
- a CDS encoding HWE histidine kinase domain-containing protein, protein MDQEKVNILLVDDQPAKLLAYEVILKELGENLVKASSGREALEFLLKNDVAIILVDVCMPELDGFELAAMIREHPRFQKTAMIFISAIQVSDIDRLRGYEMGAVDYVPVPVVPEVLRAKIKVFAELYRKTRQLERLNVELEDRVRARTAELEESHARLLESEQRRSLAIAAGKMGSWDWDWVNGDFMWDEGQYQILGVDPGKFELTPANIQALLHPDDVHELHEAWASFARGAKSYEAEFRIIRPNGEVRWCAGTAAASTDKGGRVIRVSGVTVDITERKQAEERQSLLAREVDHRAKNALALAQSIVRLTRGDNVKTYIRSVEGRINALARVHTVLSLSSWQGAEIRKLIDEELAPYSTGDQIDLTGPEIHLEPATAQTVALALHELVTNSAKYGALSALSGRLSVSWEDQAGLLEIIWVEIGGPRVEKPVSRGFGTRSVIASIESQLGGRAEFDWRPEGLVCRLSVPLSQRQFAADPVSLLEAAIDGNGNGNGLRRAER, encoded by the coding sequence ATGGATCAAGAAAAGGTAAACATTCTTCTGGTTGACGATCAGCCGGCGAAGCTGCTCGCCTATGAAGTCATCCTGAAGGAACTGGGCGAGAACCTGGTCAAGGCCTCGTCCGGGCGCGAAGCGCTCGAATTCCTGCTCAAGAACGATGTTGCCATCATCCTGGTCGATGTCTGCATGCCCGAACTGGACGGGTTCGAACTCGCCGCGATGATCCGCGAACATCCCCGCTTCCAGAAGACGGCGATGATATTCATCTCGGCGATTCAGGTCAGCGACATCGATCGGCTGCGCGGCTATGAGATGGGCGCGGTCGACTACGTTCCAGTGCCCGTGGTGCCGGAAGTGCTGCGCGCCAAGATCAAGGTGTTCGCGGAGCTCTATCGCAAAACGCGCCAGCTCGAACGGCTCAACGTCGAACTCGAGGACCGGGTTCGCGCGCGCACTGCCGAACTCGAGGAATCGCACGCCAGGCTTCTGGAAAGCGAGCAGCGCCGCAGTCTGGCGATCGCGGCCGGAAAGATGGGCTCCTGGGACTGGGACTGGGTCAATGGCGACTTTATGTGGGACGAAGGCCAGTATCAGATACTCGGCGTCGATCCCGGCAAGTTCGAACTGACGCCGGCCAATATCCAGGCGCTGCTTCATCCCGACGACGTTCATGAATTGCACGAGGCGTGGGCGAGCTTCGCCCGGGGCGCGAAATCATATGAAGCGGAATTCCGCATCATCCGGCCGAATGGCGAGGTGCGCTGGTGCGCTGGAACGGCGGCGGCAAGCACCGACAAGGGCGGCCGCGTCATCCGCGTCAGCGGCGTCACCGTCGACATCACCGAACGCAAACAGGCCGAGGAGCGGCAAAGCCTGCTGGCGCGCGAGGTCGATCACCGCGCCAAGAACGCGCTGGCACTCGCGCAATCCATCGTCCGGCTGACGCGCGGCGACAATGTGAAGACCTACATCCGTTCGGTCGAAGGTCGGATCAATGCGCTTGCGCGCGTGCACACCGTGCTTTCGCTCTCGAGCTGGCAAGGTGCCGAAATTCGGAAACTGATCGATGAGGAGCTGGCGCCCTATTCCACCGGCGACCAGATCGATTTGACCGGCCCGGAGATCCACCTCGAGCCGGCTACGGCTCAGACGGTTGCACTGGCACTGCACGAGCTGGTCACCAATTCGGCGAAATACGGCGCGCTGTCTGCGCTGTCGGGCCGGCTGTCGGTCAGTTGGGAAGACCAGGCGGGCCTTCTCGAGATCATATGGGTGGAGATCGGCGGGCCGCGCGTCGAGAAGCCGGTGTCGCGCGGGTTCGGAACCAGAAGCGTCATCGCCAGCATCGAGTCGCAGCTTGGTGGCCGGGCGGAATTCGACTGGCGCCCGGAAGGTCTCGTTTGCCGCCTGTCGGTTCCGTTGTCGCAACGGCAGTTTGCTGCCGATCCGGTTTCGCTCCTCGAGGCTGCTATCGATGGCAATGGCAATGGCAATGGTCTGCGACGCGCCGAGCGGTAA